CCGAAAACGATGTTATCATTCCCGTTACTGTCCCAAGAAGCCCCAACTGAGGTGCCGTATTTACAACTGCTCCTAAAAGCCACATTCCTTTTTCCAATTTCCCTGCTTGTGCCAAAACAGCTTCCCTTATTATTTCTTCAAGATACTCCCTCTCTGATTCCTCAATCTTATCCAAATCTATATTTTCCATCGTTTTTGTAACAATTCTAGAAACCGAATCTCTTTTTGGTTTTACAATTTCGATAATCTTTTCCCTACTTTCTGTTTTCAACGCTTTAAACAGCTGTTTCCTATACTCTTTTGTAAATTCCCTCTCTTTCGTAGAAAAAATCCATAATTTTTCTAAAATTACTGCAACTCCACAAATAGAAGCCAGCAGTATTCCCCACATAAATA
The DNA window shown above is from Leptotrichia wadei and carries:
- a CDS encoding MotA/TolQ/ExbB proton channel family protein, which encodes MLLHYFIAGGIFMWGILLASICGVAVILEKLWIFSTKEREFTKEYRKQLFKALKTESREKIIEIVKPKRDSVSRIVTKTMENIDLDKIEESEREYLEEIIREAVLAQAGKLEKGMWLLGAVVNTAPQLGLLGTVTGMITSFSALSASAESSKIVAAGISEALYTTAFGLIVAIPSLIFYNYFNRRIDAIALEMERAALHIMGRVKK